GTAGCTATGAGTCTCAGCAACTCAGAGCCTCAGGGCAGACTGGAGAAACTCCAGCCGAGCGAGCTGGAGTCTCTTGAATTAATGCAAAGTGACACAGCTCCGATGACTTCACTGGATATGAGACTGTAAAACCTTCAGTCGGTTCAAATCAGTGTAAATGAATCAGTTTGTCAGTTTCACATCGGGTCAGGTTAAAGTGGTTTAGGGTTCGTTTGAATCTACACAAAATATGATGAAACTGAGAGTGGATGTAAGTGAAGGTGGACGAGAAGCTGTGGTGTAGTAGTTCCTCTCCATGCTGCTATAAAAACCTGCCGCCCACTCCTTCCAGCTTTGCTCGTGGCAAACTGCTCAAGACCACGAGTGGTGGCACGCTGCCATTGTTTCCCCCTTTGTGCTCAAATGGTCTCAGACCAGCAGTCCCACTGGAGACAGCCTGTGTTTTAATTGTCCTCTGTGACAGGTTGGCTGCAGGTTGGAGCTGTGGTTTGATGCTTCAGACGGCAGCCATGGACCAGCCAGCAGGGTGAGTTTCACTAATGGAACGAAGCACCTGCCCGGACACGTACTGACGGGCCCTGCGTGCTCCTGACCCATCGGGCTGGAACCTGCCCGCAGCGGCTCAGAAGCACGAAGCTGAAACCTGATCATTTCCATCTTTGTCCTGCACCTGTTGTTCTTTGCCTCTGTGGTTCTGTCCAGCAGCACCGTCCGTTCGTGTCATATCTCAGTCCCACTGAGGACgtgaggagagaggaaacaaggaagtTAGTTTTAGAGCAATGAGACGCCCTTTGCTCTGACAGCTGGGTCACAGCTGGATCAGCTTGTCAGCCTGTGCTCACACACTGATCACACATCAGtttatgtgtctgcatgtgatGTTTGCAGGTGATCCCGGTTCTGATTagaatatttttggttttgaagAAAAGATTTGTCCAAAAGTTTCAGTCTGACgtgactgaacagaaacaccAATAAAATGTCCTTCAGCTGGAATCGAGacgatctgattggctgttgctCGCACTATGAGGATATTTGCATAAAGCTGAGTGCTGCTCCTCCCCCTGTAGTGTAGCTGGGCCTGTTTGTCTCAGCGGGGGTGCTGGGCTGAAAAGCCACTTCTCTTTTCCGTTGACTGGCAGCTGAGGCCCAGCCTTTGGAATCCAGGTGGACACAGAGCTAAAGTCCGGTTTATTAAAGGATCACCAGACTGAACACCTGACCAAAGAGAAAACGATCAGGCCGTGAGAAATGGATTTTATTTCTGACCTTAGAAACGTCCAGACTGTGAGTTTACATCTCGGGGAGCTCGGGCTCGATGAGACAGATGATTAAGGTGTCTAATTAGATCCATTTGGACTCTGAGCGCCGAGATCATTAGTGATGCTGACAGCACAGGGTCAGACCTGAACGAGCTTCATGGTTGAGCTGCACCTTCGTCGTGCTCGAATGCTTTAAGAGACAAACCCTGATGTGAGCAGTCTGCTTCCTTGAAATACCTCCAGTGCTTTTATCAGCAGGTACGCTTAGTGTTTGTGGGAAGCCAGTGAGGGATCACTGCGCCGTTATCACAGGAAAACAGCTTCTGTCTCCTCGAGACTTTAAAATCtgctgaactttgacctcagcTGACCGCTGCTTAaaggaacaataaaaaaaaaagattctgcTCATGTTTCTGACTTTACAAACTACAGTAATAAAGTTCTCTACAAGCAGAAGCTGTTATTTATGTTAGCATTGTAGCTAAACCGTTTCAGAAGGGAAACTACACTGTCTGAAATAAATCCATGAATTTATTCTGGATCCAggaaacattttacagttttcagaTATGCACAATGGGCcaagaaagaaaatcagaaatgtgcaaaattgttgtttttctctggaaAATTCAAAAAAGGCAGATATTAATATTCCACAGCTCATACATGTAAGTTTCTCTGtgctgagaaaaacattaatgagCATTTTATGTGTCTGCACAGATTCTCGTTGGGGAGCTGTGTGCCTTCTTCACCAGGGCAGAGGGAACCCAGGAGAAAACCATTGTCACCGCAGACTGCTGCTACTTCAACCCCCTGCTGAGACGCATAATACGCTTCCTAGGTGAGCCCTGCTTTGCTGGCCTGAATCTGTGAGACAtgaaaaagaccaaaacatGAGAGGAGGGTGATTGTAAGAACGTGACCTGCTACACTTCAGGGTTCGTCACCAGGAGCTGTGGATGTTAACGGGATAATAAACTGTGATTTGTAATAATTATCTCTGAGGTCAGATATTCAGGATCATGGCAGGGAGACGGTTTGAATATTAAGGAGCCTGCACATTTGCATCTGCAGCTGAATGAGCTGAAGTTCCCACCTCAGCTGCTAATAATGTGCTGAGGATATTTAAAGGAGGGAAAACCTAGTGCTgtagtgctgctgtgttttcatgttgctCCTTGTCAAACGACTTTCCTCCCTTCGGTCTCTCTGACGTTCAATGGTTGATTCACTCCTTTTTCACCTTTTTGACTGTTGTCCTCCTTCCTGCCAGGTGTCTATACCTTCGGTCTGTTCACTACCACCATCTTCGCCAACGCCGGCCAGGTGGTGACAGGAAACCAGACCCCTCACTTCCTGTCCGCCTGCCGGCCAAACTACACGGCGTTAGGCTGCCAGTCCAGCATGCACTACATCACCGAGCGCCGCGCCTGCACGGGCAACCCACTCGTTGTCCTGTCTGCGCGTAAATCCTTCCCGTCCAAGGACGCGGCGCTCAGCGTCTACTCTGCAGTCTACACGGTGGTAGGTTTACACAGTTGTTCTCTGGGTTTGAAGCACTGACCTTTGTCTTGCTGAGAAATGGAGACACGATTATTCCCTTTTGTTCCCAGGAGTTAGTTAAGAAGAGTGATGCTGCTCTCACGtctttacagtaaatatgaggCTACAGCAGGAAGCAGTTTAAAGCTTAAAGcctgaaagagggagagaggtaaTAAAATCCAGCCCAGTAAAGCTCAGAAAGCAAATCATGTTCTCTTTACTGAGTAACTGGAGCTTGAGTGTAGAAACAGCTGTATCTGTCTGGGCCTGAAGGTTTAGTTCAGCCGAATCCTCTGGCCCCTCCCTAACCTGGAGGTGTTTGTACCTGGCTCTACAGTTCTGAGACTTCTCAGTAATCAGATTACACAGTAATCGGATTACAGACCGTGGTCAGATGCTGGTTTTGTCCATACCAGCACTGACAGGATCAGTAACACTGGTTTGAAAAACCCAGTCAGGTTGTGAAGACACAAGTGGAGTTTCAAGGTGAGTTTCAACTAACAAAGGccagtttctgctgtttccactGAGCTTTGACTGGAGTCTTGTCATCAgctgctcttcttctgtggtggttTAATGAAACTGAAGTGTGTGGAAATAGCATCTGAGGTTTTTTGACTCTTGTCCTGTGTGCGGCTTCCTGTGCCCCCCTCTGCAGATGTACGTGACACTGGTGTTCAGGACCAAAGGCACGCGGCTCACTAAGCCCACCATCAGCCTCACGCTGCTCTGTCTGGCCATGCTCGTGGGCGTGGTCAGGGTGGCGGAGTACCGCAACCACTGGGCCGACGTCCTGGCGGGATTCTTCACCGGGGGAGCCATCGCCGTGTTTCTGGTGAGGGGCGACAACAAGGGGGGGATTCTGGGACAGGAAAAGAGACTCCAGCGTAGTTCACTGAGGATATGGAACTTAGGACCAGTGGTTTATTATGGCCGATGCCAACACattaactaataataataaaggatCAATCCACACATTTTCTCTATTAACCATATGTCCCCACACTGAGACCAAAACAACAATGAACCGTCTGTCTGTTTTCCACCAGCGTCAGGGTCGGGATGAGTAGATTAGTTATTGTAGTTAGCCAGACATGCTAACGATGGCAGGTAAACTCTTAAGTTACCTTCCTTATTAGCTGTTTGACAAAACCTCTTGACTCCAAGCTGTGATCGATAATATCTGTTAATTCAAGCCTCATCTCTTTCTGCTTCTCGTCTCCAGGTGACTTGTGTGATTAACAActtccagcagctgcagcccgGGCCTGCTCCACCGCAACCCCAGCGCCCTGAGTCCATGCTGGGCATGCCCATGGTGACGCTGCCCTGTGTGGAGAGTCCACTCGAAAAGTTAAGTGGCCCTCAGGTAAGGGCCGGGGGTGGGTGTGAGGCACGGCTGCGCTCGCAAAAGAGGGGCTGATATTCGCACCTCGTTGTCTCTTACCTGAGTCTTTTCTACTCCTTTTTCCCAAAACCGAACGGATCCCCAGACATGCATGTTCCGAGCTCCACCTGTACCCCAGTCCCAACAGTGAGTAGAGCCTTGGAAAGAGGCGCTAAGTCACCGCTAAACCCCACAGCATCACACCTCTCCTCAGAGTCACTTATCTGTCTGAGGAGAGGCAGCAGCTTGGCTCAGGTCTGATACGATGCAGGGAAGCTGTGCGTTTAGCTGACTGGAGGTCCTCAGTGCAGAGTAGCATGAGTCCACGTCCACAGCTTTAGGAAAATGTCTCTGTGGTCTGTCACGTCACTAACCCTCACCTgcctttttcctctgtctcccaCCTTGCCCCTCTGCTCCCAATCTGCTCTCCTCCAGCATCCtgcactctcctcctcctccccacctTACAACACCTACGTCCAGCCATTCTGACCAACCTTGGCATCGTCTGTCCTCACTCTCCGTCATTCGTTGCCTTATTTCTGTTCGTGCTCTGTCCcatgtctcctcctcctctctcgcCCCTCATCCCGTACATTGCTTTTGATTATCCTTTTCTTCGCTGCTCTCTTTTCCCTCGCCTTCTCTCTGCCCcgtcctctctctttctcactcctcTCTTTCCCCTGCAGACTCCGCGGGGATCTTCGTTCACCGAGATCACATGACCATCAGCCCTATCGGTTCCCCGCCACCCCCGATGTCCTCATACCGTCTCGCTCCATTTCCAGCGAAGTCTAGACGAGTCGGAGCAGCACTCGCCGCGCTGCGCCGCCCATCCGGCCGGGCGGTACGCCACGCTGCACCGCTCCTACTCCACGCAGGTCTAGACCCCCGACACAGACAGTCATCCTGCTCTCCTCTCAACCCCCGGGGAACCGATAGGCaaactttttctctttgctggACACTCAGTTCAGAGTCCGTCTCTGTCTTTTTGGTTGATTCTAGATGTTCTAATTCAAGACTTTTGGACTGTGAAGGAAAAACACACCAAACTGGCAAcgctggttttttttttttttttttaactacagcCACACAAAGAAGTTTTCACCCGCCGAAGGACGTACGTGCTGAAATCTGAACATCACGTCAGGCAGGAGGCCAAAGAATCACACTGAAGGAAACATGAGCTGCACAGACTCCTTTTAGCAAGCcatacgcacacgcacacacacacgcacacacacacacacactctcacacacacacacacacacgctcacacacgcacgcacacacactctcacacacacacacacacacacacgctcacacacgcacacacacactctctcacacacacacacacacacactctctctctctacaccCAGTGATCAGTTTTAGGAACCAACAAGctgactgggtccgacacaggggttcctaataaactgggtccgacacaggggttcctaataaactgggtccgacaggggttcctaataaactgggtccgacacaggggttcctgataaaccgactgggtccgacacaggggttcctaataaactgagtccaacacaggggttcctaataaactgagtccgacacaggggttcctaataaactgggtccgacaggggttcctaataaactgggtccgacacaggggttcctgataaaccgactgggtccgacacaggggttcctaataaactgagtccaacacaggggttcctaataaactgagtCCGACacaggtgttcctaataaactgggtccgacacaggggttcctaataaactgggtccgacacaggggttcctaataaactgggtccgacacagttgttcctaataaactgtaGTGTGAGCAGCAGTTTCCTCATCAGCTCGTGATGTTTCCTCAGATCAAAGATCCGTTTCCTGCTCAGCAGAGCTGACGTGATACAGCGCCGGCATCTTTATGGGTCTGGTTCCTGCTGTGAGAGACTGGACCAGGCTGCAGGTGTCACCAATAAAGTGCAGCACATATTTGCTCCTGTCTTCCTTTGAGACAAGGAGCCAGATGAAGGTTTTTGCTCTAATGGAACTTCCCAGTGACTGGACTCGTCGTAGTTTTCCTTTCACGACAATAATGATACTGTGCTTCATTTCTCAGATGTTGTGTGTTGACATGTGGTGACCATGAGCACTAAATGTGGTGTGACAGTTTTGATTTGCACCGTTTTTCCCTCTGAGCACATGTGGTGATACCGTGAATGAAAGCACACACTCGCACAATCACATGCACAGTGTCCAACGGGTCGACCCTGGTTGAAAAGTCATAAGTCCCGTTAGTTGGACTCGGCCCTGTTTGTGCCGTGAAGAATGAAGCCCGTTTTAAAAGGAGGGAACAGAACCGGTCCGTATTTCAGGATCACCCACTTTGTGCAGTTTGATCTTCAGTTCAGTTTCCATCGTCCCAGGTGGACCAGCAGTTTCCACAGATAATCCTGGTCTGAAGCTCTTAGCGTCCGTTTGTCACAGGAAGGTTGTGGAAATAGTGACCTGTGTGTGACGACCACTGCTCCTTCTCTTCCTGCAGCTCCTaacctctgctgcagctgctgatgctcTGGTTCCATCTTCATCCAGTCTCACAGTCTGGTTTCTCACTGGTTCCGCCAGTTCCTCCCCATGTGGAGCCACGTTGCATCATACAGAGACCAGGTCAGCAGGGAGACCTGCTGTTTCTGACCTGGAGACCACATCTGGACTCACTTCTGTTTGTCTTTAGACAGATCACTGTAATACGCCAGAGTTCTGACTCTTCTCATGTTTCTGTGATATTGCACATGGTTTCCTGTCCATGCTCTAACGTAgatgtgccccccccccccccccccccccccaacactgAACCCTGTTTGTATGATATTGTACATAATCTCTTTTGTATTGAGCAGGTGATTTTTACACATCACTAACAGTCAGAGAACCGTGTGTGTGGAAGTGGACTGAGGTTAAACTGAGCGTCGACTCGCTCGCACTTCCCaagatgctgtttgtttgtgaggTTGTAAACCCCCAgccctttgtttttaaatgtcatctAAAGACAGAGTGGACGACAAATCTGCAGACATGCTGTCAAGTTAGCAAAGGAACAGAAACCGATGTTCGGGTGTCACCCTAAGAAACCCGATTAGTGAATCCGGTGCTGCCCGTGTGCTCTCCATCATCAGCTGTGTTCCCCGGCTCTTCTTCGGCGCTGAGCACTGTGGACCCTAAAACTGGAAGAGTGAGCTGGAAGGTGCTGAAATTCTCCACAGCTGAGGGCAACTGATCATCATCACTGGCCACTTTCACGTTGCACGTTACGGTTCGATGAGTCGGTGATGATGAAGTGACTGATTCACATCTAAACAGGAAAACCTGTGTGGTTTGGTTGGAGTCTCACACTGAGACTCATCAGTTACAGAGGGAAAGGGGTAAATGTTTGCTGATATGTCAGGATGCTGTGCTGGTGTTAGCTTCATGAGTGTGTCTGCAGATTTGATGTGCACTCACCTTGTTACCTTCACGTGTTACCTGGTGGAAGCTGAGCTCGTAGGAGAAGGTGGAGCTTTTCTGAGCGTCTTGTACTTGCGTGAAGTTTGATTTCAGTGAAGGAGACGAAACACCGTGACATCCTGCGGCTCAGAGAGCAGAGCACGTCGACCACGCAGCCGCGAAGTCGTGAATCTGAGTCAGACCCGTGACCTTTGCCGTGTGACATCTCTGCTTCCTCATCGCTCTCTGGTCTTAAATGTCTCAGTGGAGCAGAAAGGCCCTAAAAGCGTCTTAATGGGAAATGTAAGAACTGACACTCCCAGTTTCTCATGTGAGCAGCCTGAGGGAGAACAAACACAGGCCAGAGCTCTATCCTCCTGTCAGGTCTTTACTAACTCGTGTCTGAAGTGAAAGAACAAACACGGCGTGTTTGACTGACGTGAATAAAAAGCCCCGGTCTCTGCGGCTCCTTTGATCGTGTCGCAGCAAACCCTCTGTTTTGTAAAGATTTGTGTTGAGAACAATAAATGCATATTGCAGTAGGAAAAGCTGCGTGTGTCAGTGTGCGCTGTTTGTTCGCTGCTCGCACGGCGATTAGGTGTGAAGTGTGTTCAgcgtctgcacacacacacacacacacacacacacacaggttcacaGTTTCTGGTTTGTTTCAGTCTCTTTCCTTTCTGAGGAATCAGTCGCTGATCTGAGTTTCTTTGTTCAAAGCCGCCTGTCCAAGGGGCCGGAGCTGATCCCAGCCGACACCAGGTGAGAGGCGGCGTGCACCGGGACAGGTCGCCTGTTAAcctgtggactgtgggaggaaaccacagCTCCCAGTCAAAGAGAGCGTCTAATAGGACACCTGAGCTCAGTAAAAGTACTCTAAGAAGGAGTAAACAAAAAATCACTTGTTCTGCAGTAACATGTATGTTATTAtcatctgtgttatgagtccagtccaaGTATCcagaccccttcactttctGCACACGTTGGTGTTTTAGTTTGAAATGGATAAAATTAGATTCATGATCAGTCCAGACTCAACAACCCAGACTGAAAAGTCCTCAGATCTTCCCTCAGACTCCAAACTGGGCTGAGCTGGGCTcagactggagtccacctgggACACACTGATCTGACTGGACAGAgtttagaaacacacacacatattcagtaTGAGAACCTGGTGCTGTTAAAGACCAGTAAACCGGCCTGTCACTGTAAAGTCTAAGATTTTTGAAGACCTGAAATTTGCTTCAAAGcataaaagaaaatctgtaaACAGGGTCCAGGGTCCAAATACCGCTGGTCCTGACCCACTGTCCCTGACAGGCTGGTGCTGCCATCCTGTGGTGTCATGTGTTCTGACTCCCGATAATATTGATGCAAGAACATGAGAAGAGAAAGGAAACGTTCTCACCCTGTTGAAACATGTTCGTGCTCTGTTTCTGTTGAGCTCGACCTGAAACGTTCAATAATCACAAACTCAGTTTAAAACAGTTTGGACCAGGGAGAATGAAGCCGAGTCACGTGAAAGCAGAAATGTTTGATTAAAATTTAGGAACCAGCAAAGGTCAGAACAGCCTTGATTAACGAGCTTcgttcttttattttgacattctGCATGACGTCCACCTTTATGCCCGATCACCGGTTGGATCCTCCTGGACATGGACCACTCCAGTCTGGACTAGTCTGTGCCCAGATGTTCTGACGTTCTTCACGAGTCTCTGCAGCCTGGGCcagtttcactgtgtgtgaccGTTGCAGCGTTTGGATCCGCAGCTTCTTCAGACCGGGACTCATCTCCTCATCCAGGGTTTGGCACAAACTGACACCGATGCTGCGTCTGTGAATGTCGGACTGACGTTCACCAGGACTGAGCTCGGTGTTGCTGAACTCCAGGAAATGACTCCTGTCACTCTCAGGAGAATATGCATTTGCAGGTGACATCCACAAGATGGCAATGTGCGTCACAGGGACGTATATGATGCGAAGGGGCGACGGACAATTCTCAGCCAACATTCATCTTTCCAGGCCTTTTACACGAGGAGGTTCTCAAGCTGTGTCGTGAAATGGAAGGAACAATCAAACAGGAGCTAATGAGGAGATCTGCACCTGTGCACGCTAATGAGACATAATGAGACCCATTTTCTTAATGTCACAGATAATGGAAAGAATTACCTACACATCAGTGTGTGCGTGCTTGGATTCCTCAGCAAGTGGCCTTTTGACTCATTTTTAGGAATTCTCAGAGAACACCATCCCTGAATTAGACTGAAAAGCTGATCAAAGAAACCTTTACAGTACAGCTGACGCTAATTGCAGCCAGCTCAGTTCTCCAGACTTTAGTCTGATGCACCTGCAAttcctaaaaaaaaaccttgatcGACTGAATTTAAACGACCACCAAACATCCCAGTCAGAGGAGGTGTGAAGATGACGCCGTTTCCTTGGTTGAAGTCCCACCTGCAGCGTCTTTCTGTCGCCGTCTTTCCTCGTCCAGGTCTCATTAGTGTGAGCAGCACAGCTCTGTCTGTTAGTTTGCTGGGCATCTTAATTCCGTGGTGCTGTTCCCTGCATTTCAATCTCGACTGATTGTATTTTCAGCCAACATGATCTTTTGGTTTCAGAGCTGAACGTGACAATGTCTCGTGTCTCTACAATGACTCAGGACAACCTCCCACCTTAAGCCCCCCCACCCTGGTCTTTGCCCCTGCATGTATTAACTGAGACCACAACACTTAATGCTCCCACAGACATTGACctggataaaataaaaatgtttatggcTGTTTTAGACAGAGTCATTTCATGATTTTCAGAACAACATCACTGTATTTTACAGCTGCTCCTGGGGGAAAAAGGCTTTTTGAGCCACTGCATCATGTGATGAACACGGAGGTTGTAGTAGCACAGTTTGGCCACTAGGGCAGATTTACCTCACAGCCCAGTGCGGTTCTCAAGGGACTTGTTCCCATCccgtcctgtttcctgaagccaGGATATGAAGTAcagatgcctggttgggacaaactgtgctaaagaacgccgcctcttggctctggcagccactggttcccactttgagctgcagagacccctccatggctgctgttggaaaccactactggcttcttctgaccttggccaggtggcagggggggctCACTGATGGAGCGGACTTTGACAACACAGGGTAGaggagctggaataacaacagaagggctgtaggtagcagagagtcctggggggGTCGTATACCTGAGAGACACCAAGGCCTGGATCTGGGCACCTGCAGGGACCAGACTGGGTCTAAAATTTGAGCTGATTTCCTTTTAATGTcaacacagtgtcagtgtggaTGAAGCTGCCTGCAAGATGAAGAAGcctcagagaaaagaaaagtaagtGACATTTCTTGCAGTGTGATTATGTTTTGCCTtttgcaaacacaaatatattttcatcCTTTTTGCCATTTGCGAGTGGAGGCGGATCACGAAGACAAAGCACCAGTAAATGGAGATGATGGATTGTTTCTAAGGGGAAgatcaaataaacacagatataaATCCCACtacaaaattaattatttataaatCCTAATTCAAATAAgcataaagttttgtttttaaggatGCAGTTGCAGTGGGAGAATCTGGACCTTACGATGATGGAGGATAATCATTCCTAATAAGGCTTATTGAATTCTTTATAATTGAATCGACTGTCTGCTAACCCCCTCCTCCAAACGATGATTAACCAGTCTTATCTTCACCACTGTAACTTGGCGTGGCCTCGGGACTTAAAGACTTtggagggttagggttagtctTTCCAAAGTGACAAACTGAGGCCAGAACACAAGGACTGGATCGGTCAGGGTGTCCAGCTACTGATCTGGACGCTATGGAAGAGTCCAGGCTCATGGCAGCAGCTTTATTGAGTTTGAGATGTTTACTCTCCTGCAGGTGGATTTCCATTTTtctgacaaacacaacaaactgtgTTATAGTGAAACACATAGAACCTCATCGGAGCTGGGACTCCCTGGCCTTATCTTCAGCCTGTCAGCgcagtaagtgtgtgtttaatgaGACTATAAGATTATTGAAGCACTAAACCCATGAAGCTTAATCAGTCATGAACAATGGTGTTAGCTGCCATTTGTAAAAAGCCAGAGCTCGTTTGAGAAGAAGGGCCCCTGTCTGATCCAGCTTCAggtgttttaaaaagtaaatgtgctgctgcagaggagagCTTGTTTTCTCTCAGCCTTAGCAACAAGGCCAACATGCCCACAGCACAGAGCGGCTAATAGCTCACATGAAGTTTAAGTTAATTCGTTTTCTGTCAGGAATAGAATTGCAGGCCTCAGTTTAAattagtttttctgctgcagtgcgGGCAGGTGGCAGATGAAAACGTGTTGACTTGTGTGAACAGATGTAAACTTTAAAAGAGGAATAAAGTTGCTATGGATACTGTGAGTTACATGTGGGCTGCAGCTCGGCTCCTATTTTTAGGCTGTAATTTATTTACGTTTCGGAACATGAAGTTCGCCGAACGAACTGTTAACGCTCCATCGTGGCTGTGTACCACTGGGTGCTCTGACGACTGTCACTGAACTCTTTTAATTCTGAAGAAACTTTAAAAACCTGAGCTTTGTCAGGCAAGTTCTGCAGTGCTCCAGTTCCTGAACCATTAATTGTCCATTATCTGCTGAGAGCTTTTCTTGTAATTAGAGATATTAAGTCATAATTAAAGATAAGGCCTCCAGTTTTTTACTTTGGGAATCAAATCCTCATCCTGTGATTTGTACAGCAGGACAagtcagcagaaagagaaaCGGGGACATTCGCTCCCAGATCTCAGATTCCATCCTGCTGTCAGTCTGCCAGGATGCTGGACCTGGTTCTGATTCCCCTGACAGCCAGTTTGCACATGTCATGGGAGAGGTGAGCCGGACAGCTTTACCTCCTTTTCTcttcacatgcacagacactctcctgtcacacatgcacagacaccaGATGTCAGCTCGATATTCATTTAGTTAGATTCTAATTGTTCGGGCAGAACTACGGGCGGACACAATGAAATTACACATAAGTGTGAGCTATTGATTTGGTGTTATGTGCACAGGGTGTGAAATAAATTGAAAGTATTACTACAAAGTGTGCAGCGCCGACAGGAACATAATGTATACACTTAAATCATCCCTTTAACATGACTGGCAATTACAGACACCCAGCGAAAGGCGGGAGGATCCAATCAGGCCTCGGACCCGGTGCTGGGGGGGGTTAATTAGTAGACTTGGCTGAAACGGACCGTGCAGGATGTTGAAGGATAATGTTTGTTTAGATACACGCTGCACCGTCCACAGATAATGTCTTCATTAACTATTGATGCGCTCACACATGCAGGCAGATAGATaccgccccccccccacacccccacccccagtCCGTCTCTTAATTTCAGCACACCCCCCCTGCAAAACCCTGCGGTTTTTCACGCCTGCAGCCTCTTTCTTCTCCCTCATCCTTGTCTCTTCGCTCTTGCTTTCACTTGAACagaagccccccccccccccgcactCTTTGCATTATCTTTCCCGGAAATTGCATTTGCAGCGCAGCCAGGGCCCCATTATGAAGAGGGAGCGACATGCTGTAACCTTTTTAAAAAGCCATTAGTGATGCACCT
This genomic window from Mastacembelus armatus chromosome 8, fMasArm1.2, whole genome shotgun sequence contains:
- the plppr2a gene encoding phospholipid phosphatase-related protein type 2a translates to MAVEEKPGVKSSSSIVPCFLFVELVIMAGTVLLAYYFEYTDTFPVHIQGFFCYDKSFSKPYPGPDNASKIPPVLIYSLVTAIPTLTILVGELCAFFTRAEGTQEKTIVTADCCYFNPLLRRIIRFLGVYTFGLFTTTIFANAGQVVTGNQTPHFLSACRPNYTALGCQSSMHYITERRACTGNPLVVLSARKSFPSKDAALSVYSAVYTVMYVTLVFRTKGTRLTKPTISLTLLCLAMLVGVVRVAEYRNHWADVLAGFFTGGAIAVFLVTCVINNFQQLQPGPAPPQPQRPESMLGMPMVTLPCVESPLEKLRGDLRSPRSHDHQPYRFPATPDVLIPSRSISSEV